The region CCTTTTGTTTAATAGCTGACACAAAGACTAGGTAGGCACTGTTTTATTAGGCCCTTTTGAGTATGAGATGCTAAGTAGTGTAATGGAGCATGTCTACGAATATTTCCGTAAATCTAAAGTTATGAGAATACTCACGGAACTTTGATGACATACATTgctaaaaaatctaaaattatgCACCCCCGTTATTcattcatttattatttatttatttagtttcttGGAATGACATACCCACTTAGTGTTAGAAGTTGCTATCCAGTAAACTGATGGCCTTTCAGGACATAGCAATCAACTTATACTCATTATGCTTCCATTGCAGCTGCATTGATATGTTATCATTGCccttgtcatatttttaaacttCTATGATTCTCTAGATTCTCTTTTCTAATGGACAATGTAAACATAATAGACATTCTGTTTTAGACAATCTTAAATGGAGGCACCTTCTGTACTCGAACTGCTTATCTCAGTGTTTCCTAGCTGTGTTATATACATTATGTGCTGTCACCCACTATTTTTACTGATAAGAGTTGAATAACTGCACACTGTGCTGCATTACTGCGGATGATTTTATAGAATACTTGGCTACTTTGTGACATCTGATTTATTGAAACCAGATACAGTCTTTATTGTTTTGGTATGCATGGTGTGGTATGCTAAAATTCAGCCGCTATCATATCTCTCAAGGACTCTTTAATGAATCTGTCAGTCAATCAAATCTTCTTACATTCTGCTTAAAATGGCCAGAGCATTGTAGttattttttgtcatatttttaatatcgCCATGATTATTCTTTGTTTTGTATGGGATTAAGTAGTTTTCAACACCTTTACACGAGGCTATAGTCGATGCTGTCAATATTTGTCCTTGTGAGTTAATACTGAACTCTTTAGTTTTTGAAAATTCATAATAATATGAAAGTAATCCTTTGATGAAATCAAGGTTAGATCTTTTCTTTGCTTAGCACTTCTGAATGCTACTATTTATCAATTTTCTGTATTCGGGTCATGGgggaataatatttttgttttattctcttttcccTAGCAAAAATTTCTATATCTTCAATAAGAAGTATCAGATACAAACACAGAAAACCTTTCTGATTTTAACAGAAAAAATGCTGGGGATAATTATTCTTTTCTGTAGTGGTTTTCAGGAAAATATAAAGAAGCCCTTGAGATGTTTTGCAAAATGCAAGAAGCTGGGACACAACCTGATAAGGCTGCATGCAATATATTGGTGGAGAAATATTCCAAAGCTGGGGAGACAAGGGCTTTAACGCTAATCCTTCAGTATATGAAAGAAAGCCGCCTTGTTCTTCGTTACCCTATATTTCTGGAGGCTCTAAAAGCCTTAAAAATTAATGGGGCGAGTACTGCCCTCCTCATGCAAGTGAATCCTCATTTTTCTACAGAATGTGTCAGCAAGGAGAAGGCAGGTGACTTGAGACCAACAGCTGCTGATGTTCCCTTTAGCATAGACAGAGGACTTCTActtatgtttttgaaaaaacgAAATCTTGTCGCCATTGACCGCCTACTTACTGGGATAATTGATAAGAATATACGACTGGATTCTGAAATTATCTCAAGCATAGTTGAGGCAAATTGTGATCGTTGCAGACGCAGTGGTGCTCTATTGGCCTTCAAGTATAGTGTAAGAATGGGCATAACCATTGAGAGAAATGCATATCTTTCCTTGATAGGCATTTTAATGAGatcaaaatcattttcaaaggTAGTGGAGATTGTTGAGGCGATGATTAGGACTGGACAATCTCTCGGTACGTATCAAAGTGCACTTTTAATCTATAGGCTTGGTTGCGCTAGAAGGGCTGTTTATGGTCGAAAAATATTTGATCTATTGCCTGATGATCAGAAGAACACAGCTACTTTCACTGCTTTGATTGGTGTTTATTTCACCGTTGGCAATGCTGACGAAGGACTTAAAATTTGTAGAACTATGCTAGAGAAAGGAATTTATCCTGCATTAGGAACGTACAATGTGCTATTAGCTGGTCTTGAAAATAGTGGTAGAATTTCTGAAGCAGAGGTTTAtaggaaggaaaagaagagccTGGAGTTACGCAGTCGTTCTCGGGTAACCGTCTCCTTGGAGGAAAAGATCTGTAACCTTCTATTTGCAGGGGAAGTGGTATCTTGACACTGATTTTGTACCATGGAAATTCCCGTATTAAAGTCTTGCTGAGaaaaatttcttattattaCTTGAGTATATTCCAGTCAGGGAAGATGACAACCAATGCTTCTCCTGTAATATCATCAAATGTAGAGGATATAGGGCAAGATGTATATATTAGTCCATTGATCCAAATGCAGGAAGGGATGATGCCACCGAGGTAAGGTTATCATATCTACATGGTTAGATAAACATGTAAGCGGCTGATGCAAGGAACTGGAACAGGCAGAAAAGGGACCCTTGGTCCAATTGTCTTGCTGCTGAACTTTACAGGTTTTTCATGAGTCACAGTTTCATTAATAGATACAATAGAATAAATTTGATTTAGCTTTGTATTAATACTCAGTTTTCTGTGTAGAGTATTTGTGCTAGAATTTAGCAAACTAATTAAATTAGTTGAGTATTGGGTGTATCGAGTATTGAGGAAACTAATTAAATAGAGTATTTGTGCTAGTATTCTGCTACTCAGCCATGAACAACGACTTGAAGATGCTACCTCTGTTAATGTAGCCAGTAGAATTGTGAATCAGCGAGGACGTGGCCGACCTACTCAGCAAAACTACTCACTGACAACAATTTTTTCAACGGAAATGGTACAAATCTATTCCTTACTCATCACATTTTTAAATCCACTATTTAATTTGTAGGACTCATATTAGatttcacaaattcaatggtagatttgaaacttggttgtatgaagatgaagaaaagatGGTTAAAGGATGAATGTTtaacatgtcatttttttaactGCCACGGTCAAGTGGCAAAGGGTGTGGGAAAAACCCAATAACCCCATTCGAGCTCTTCATCAAACAGGCATTTTTTAGACAATATTTGACCCGTAAGTAATAAAACGGG is a window of Alnus glutinosa chromosome 4, dhAlnGlut1.1, whole genome shotgun sequence DNA encoding:
- the LOC133866540 gene encoding pentatricopeptide repeat-containing protein At2g01390, which translates into the protein MRSTYDSHGFLRKFAFFWAIRGDQPFRYWKSSIKRVHSLHHHKQKKPITWYSRKRKKPVKSVEKQDSDPSVYMRETLGKIYRLLKYSPWDLAKEELERLPVRWDSYTVNKVLKTHPPMEKAWLFFNWASRLKGFKHDQFTYTTMVDIFGEAGRISSMKYVFEQMQEKGLKIDAVTYTSLMHWLSRSGDVDGALKVWEEMKANGCYLTVVSYTAYMKVLFDNSRAKEATDVYREMLQSGCAPTCHTYTILMEYLVGSGKYKEALEMFCKMQEAGTQPDKAACNILVEKYSKAGETRALTLILQYMKESRLVLRYPIFLEALKALKINGASTALLMQVNPHFSTECVSKEKAGDLRPTAADVPFSIDRGLLLMFLKKRNLVAIDRLLTGIIDKNIRLDSEIISSIVEANCDRCRRSGALLAFKYSVRMGITIERNAYLSLIGILMRSKSFSKVVEIVEAMIRTGQSLGTYQSALLIYRLGCARRAVYGRKIFDLLPDDQKNTATFTALIGVYFTVGNADEGLKICRTMLEKGIYPALGTYNVLLAGLENSGRISEAEVYRKEKKSLELRSRSRVTVSLEEKICNLLFAGEVVS